In the genome of Candidatus Methylomirabilota bacterium, one region contains:
- a CDS encoding enoyl-CoA hydratase: protein MDFRTIRYEQLGSVVRITANRPEVLNAQSRVMILELDEAFRAASQDDATRVIIVAGAGAHFSAGHDLGSAEELEDQKAHPVGPGLPENLTRLSELYLETCLRWREVPKPTIAQVQGYCIMGGMMLASCCDLIIAADDALFADRMVRWGGAHVQYFSMPWDLGPRKAKEYLFTGDYIDAATARELGLVNRVVPRAELAEATLELAGRIALQDSFALKLAKASVNETMDIQGQRRALEAAFKNYMLTIPHRQALGTYGAAARATGVKDRIQTRDAKFGDAVGG, encoded by the coding sequence ATGGACTTCCGCACCATCCGCTACGAACAGCTGGGATCCGTGGTGCGCATCACCGCGAACCGGCCCGAGGTGCTCAACGCCCAGAGCCGCGTGATGATCCTCGAGCTCGACGAGGCCTTCCGCGCGGCGTCGCAGGACGACGCGACGCGCGTCATCATCGTGGCCGGCGCCGGGGCGCACTTCTCGGCGGGCCACGACCTCGGCAGCGCGGAGGAGCTCGAGGACCAGAAGGCCCACCCGGTCGGCCCGGGCCTGCCCGAGAACCTCACGCGGCTGTCGGAGCTGTACCTCGAGACCTGCCTGCGCTGGCGCGAGGTGCCCAAGCCGACCATCGCCCAGGTGCAGGGCTACTGCATCATGGGCGGGATGATGCTGGCCTCGTGCTGCGATCTCATCATCGCCGCCGACGACGCGCTCTTCGCCGACCGGATGGTGCGCTGGGGCGGCGCGCACGTGCAGTACTTCAGCATGCCGTGGGACCTCGGGCCGCGGAAGGCCAAGGAGTACCTCTTCACCGGCGACTACATCGATGCGGCCACCGCGCGCGAGCTCGGCCTCGTCAACCGGGTGGTGCCGCGCGCCGAGCTGGCGGAGGCCACGCTCGAGCTGGCGGGGCGCATCGCTCTTCAAGATTCCTTCGCGCTGAAGCTCGCCAAGGCGTCGGTGAACGAGACGATGGACATCCAGGGCCAGCGGCGCGCGCTGGAGGCGGCGTTCAAGAACTACATGCTGACCATCCCGCACCGCCAGGCGCTCGGCACGTACGGGGCGGCGGCGCGGGCCACGGGCGTGAAGGACCGGATCCAGACGCGGGACGCGAAGTTCGGGGACGCCGTGGGCGGCTGA